A stretch of Cucumis sativus cultivar 9930 chromosome 2, Cucumber_9930_V3, whole genome shotgun sequence DNA encodes these proteins:
- the LOC101217025 gene encoding translation initiation factor eIF-2B subunit epsilon isoform X3 — translation MSLTQALQEHKERKKKDSNAVMTMVVKRSKPSPITHQSRLGTDELFMAIDHNTKQLVYYEDRVDYSKGIIHLDKSLIMDNSSISLHNDMQDCYIDICSPEVLSLFTDNFDYQHLRRHFVKGLLLDDIMGYKIYTHEICSSYAARIDNYRSYDTVSKDIIQRWTYPLVPDVKFFGNSTYKLERQGMYRASEILQARSAQVGPFTVIGDNSKIGDNTKITNSIIGHGCSIGSNVKIEGSYIWDNVTIEDGCKISNAIVCDGVVIKSGAELEPGVILSFKVVVGDQFTVPSYSKVSLFEQPTNQDSDEELEYADNSSGIVEFADTTDKSNSALMSNPLEMQGWPASELGKGGLGYVWSICEGSVEEEWRHSVAPIPADKLEKVLHKAPDDEVELTQDANVLPPSGELKSDSYVSDGDDNESSRDDSIHFEKEVEATFLRAVHENIEVANVILEVNSLRLSFNKVASDCAGAIFYSLMNFALDSSRGSSSELLKNTTSIITKWKKLLKYYLTDLDEEIEVILKFEEICLESAKEFTPHFTKILWQLYDQEIIQEEAILKWDAEKKEADDSDKLFVKQAEKFIEWLKVASEEEEEEEEE, via the exons ATGTCACTTACGCAAGCTCTTCAAGAAcataaagagagaaagaagaaagatagtAATGCCGTAATGACGATGGTTGTCAAACGGTCAAAGCCTTCTCCTATCACACACCAATCTCGGCTGGGCACTGATGAACTATTTATGGCAATTGATCACAATACTAAGCAGCTCGTGTACTATGAGGACAGGGTTGACTATTCAAAAGGAATTATACATCTGGACAAGTCATTGATAATGGATAATTCTTCCATATCACTTCATAACGACATGCag GACTGTTATATAGATATCTGCTCCCCAGAAGTACTCAGCCTGTTTACTGACAATTTTGACTACCAACATCTGCGTCGTCATTTTGTCAAGGGCTTGCTCTTAGATGAT ATCATGGGTTACAAGATTTACACACACGAAATTTGCTCAAGCTATGCAGCAAGAATTGATAACTATCGAAGCTATGACACCGTAAGTAAGGACATAATACAAAGGTGGACATATCCACTGGTACCCGATGTTAAATTCTTTGGGAACTCTACTTATAAACTTGAAAGGCAGGGAATGTATCGAGCATCAG AAATACTGCAGGCACGCTCTGCCCAGGTTGGTCCGTTTACTGTTATTGGAGATAACAGCAAAATTGGTGACAACACCAAAATTACCAATTCGATTATTGGGCATGGTTGTAGTATTGGatcaaatgttaaaattgaagGCTCTTATATATGGGACAATGTGACCATTGAAGATGGTTGTAAAATCAGTAATGCTATTGTGTGTGATGGAGTTGTTATAAAGTCAGGAGCAGAACTGGAACCTGGTGTAATTTTGTCTTTCAAG GTTGTTGTAGGGGATCAGTTTACTGTTCCATCATATTCAAAGGTATCTTTGTTTGAGCAGCCAACCAATCAAGATAGCGATGAGGAGCTGGAATACGCAGATAATAGCAGTGGTATTGTAGAAT TTGCAGATACAACAGACAAGTCAAATAGTGCACTGATGTCCAACCCACTGGAAATGCAAGGCTGGCCTGCATCTGAG CTAGGGAAGGGAGGTCTAGGTTATGTTTGGTCAATTTGTGAAGGAAGTGTCGAAGAAGAATGGAGGCATTCAGTTGCACCCATTCCCGCCGATAAACTCGAGAAGGTTCTGCATAAAGCACCAGATGACGAGGTGGAGTTAACTCAAGATGCTAACGTTTTACCACCTTCAGGGGAGTTGAAGTCCGACTCATATGTCTCAGACGGTGATGATAACGAAAGCTCTAGAGATGACTCCATCCACTTCGAGAAAGAG GTTGAAGCAACATTTCTGAGGGCTGTGcatgaaaatattgaagtaGCCAATGTAATTTTGGAAGTAAACTCATTGCG GTTGTCATTTAATAAGGTGGCTTCAGATTGCGCAGGAgcaatattttattctctGATGAACTTTGCCTTAGATTCTTCACGTGGTTCATCAA GTGAACTGCTGAAAAATACTACAAgtataattacaaaatggaaaaaacttttgaagtaCTACCTAACTGACTTGGATGAAGAG ATTgaagtgatattaaaatttgaagagatATGCCTGGAATCTGCCAAGGAATTCACTCCACATTTTACTAAg ATTTTGTGGCAACTATATGACCAAGAAATCATTCAAGAAGAGGCCATTCTGAAGTGGGATGCCGAGAAAAAAGAAGCGGATGATTCAGATAAGCTTTTTGTCAAGCAGGCTGAGAAATTTATTGAA TGGTTAAAAGTTGCAtcagaggaagaggaagaggaagaagaagaatag
- the LOC101217025 gene encoding translation initiation factor eIF-2B subunit epsilon isoform X1, whose protein sequence is MGAQRKGASRVSDDHEELARVSLQAVLLADSFTTKFRPITLERPKVLLPLVNVPMINYTLSWLESAGVEEVFVFCCANSKQVIDYLENSDWVSLPDFAVRTIESHNSISAGDALRLIYERNVIHGDFVLITGDTISNMSLTQALQEHKERKKKDSNAVMTMVVKRSKPSPITHQSRLGTDELFMAIDHNTKQLVYYEDRVDYSKGIIHLDKSLIMDNSSISLHNDMQDCYIDICSPEVLSLFTDNFDYQHLRRHFVKGLLLDDIMGYKIYTHEICSSYAARIDNYRSYDTVSKDIIQRWTYPLVPDVKFFGNSTYKLERQGMYRASEILQARSAQVGPFTVIGDNSKIGDNTKITNSIIGHGCSIGSNVKIEGSYIWDNVTIEDGCKISNAIVCDGVVIKSGAELEPGVILSFKVVVGDQFTVPSYSKVSLFEQPTNQDSDEELEYADNSSGIVEFADTTDKSNSALMSNPLEMQGWPASELGKGGLGYVWSICEGSVEEEWRHSVAPIPADKLEKVLHKAPDDEVELTQDANVLPPSGELKSDSYVSDGDDNESSRDDSIHFEKEVEATFLRAVHENIEVANVILEVNSLRLSFNKVASDCAGAIFYSLMNFALDSSRGSSSELLKNTTSIITKWKKLLKYYLTDLDEEIEVILKFEEICLESAKEFTPHFTKILWQLYDQEIIQEEAILKWDAEKKEADDSDKLFVKQAEKFIEWLKVASEEEEEEEEE, encoded by the exons aTGGGTGCTCAGAGAAAGGGAGCATCGCGGGTTTCCGACGACCATGAGGAGCTGGCACGAGTTTCATTGCAGGCTGTTCTTCTTGCCGATAGCTTTACCACTAAGTTTCGCCCCATAACGCTTGAACGCCCCAAG GTATTATTGCCGCTGGTAAATGTCCCGATGATTAATTATACCTTATCCTGGCTTGAATCGGCTGGTGTTGAAGAGGTGTTTGTATTTTGCTGTGCTAACTCGAAGCAAGTAATTGATTATTTGGAGAACTCTGATTGGGTATCCCTACCAGACTTTGCAGTAAGAACTATAGAGTCGCACAACTCCATTAGTGCTGGAGATGCCCTTCGTCTTATCTACGAAAGAAATGTG ATACATGGTGATTTTGTACTTATCACTGGAGACACCATAAGCAACATGTCACTTACGCAAGCTCTTCAAGAAcataaagagagaaagaagaaagatagtAATGCCGTAATGACGATGGTTGTCAAACGGTCAAAGCCTTCTCCTATCACACACCAATCTCGGCTGGGCACTGATGAACTATTTATGGCAATTGATCACAATACTAAGCAGCTCGTGTACTATGAGGACAGGGTTGACTATTCAAAAGGAATTATACATCTGGACAAGTCATTGATAATGGATAATTCTTCCATATCACTTCATAACGACATGCag GACTGTTATATAGATATCTGCTCCCCAGAAGTACTCAGCCTGTTTACTGACAATTTTGACTACCAACATCTGCGTCGTCATTTTGTCAAGGGCTTGCTCTTAGATGAT ATCATGGGTTACAAGATTTACACACACGAAATTTGCTCAAGCTATGCAGCAAGAATTGATAACTATCGAAGCTATGACACCGTAAGTAAGGACATAATACAAAGGTGGACATATCCACTGGTACCCGATGTTAAATTCTTTGGGAACTCTACTTATAAACTTGAAAGGCAGGGAATGTATCGAGCATCAG AAATACTGCAGGCACGCTCTGCCCAGGTTGGTCCGTTTACTGTTATTGGAGATAACAGCAAAATTGGTGACAACACCAAAATTACCAATTCGATTATTGGGCATGGTTGTAGTATTGGatcaaatgttaaaattgaagGCTCTTATATATGGGACAATGTGACCATTGAAGATGGTTGTAAAATCAGTAATGCTATTGTGTGTGATGGAGTTGTTATAAAGTCAGGAGCAGAACTGGAACCTGGTGTAATTTTGTCTTTCAAG GTTGTTGTAGGGGATCAGTTTACTGTTCCATCATATTCAAAGGTATCTTTGTTTGAGCAGCCAACCAATCAAGATAGCGATGAGGAGCTGGAATACGCAGATAATAGCAGTGGTATTGTAGAAT TTGCAGATACAACAGACAAGTCAAATAGTGCACTGATGTCCAACCCACTGGAAATGCAAGGCTGGCCTGCATCTGAG CTAGGGAAGGGAGGTCTAGGTTATGTTTGGTCAATTTGTGAAGGAAGTGTCGAAGAAGAATGGAGGCATTCAGTTGCACCCATTCCCGCCGATAAACTCGAGAAGGTTCTGCATAAAGCACCAGATGACGAGGTGGAGTTAACTCAAGATGCTAACGTTTTACCACCTTCAGGGGAGTTGAAGTCCGACTCATATGTCTCAGACGGTGATGATAACGAAAGCTCTAGAGATGACTCCATCCACTTCGAGAAAGAG GTTGAAGCAACATTTCTGAGGGCTGTGcatgaaaatattgaagtaGCCAATGTAATTTTGGAAGTAAACTCATTGCG GTTGTCATTTAATAAGGTGGCTTCAGATTGCGCAGGAgcaatattttattctctGATGAACTTTGCCTTAGATTCTTCACGTGGTTCATCAA GTGAACTGCTGAAAAATACTACAAgtataattacaaaatggaaaaaacttttgaagtaCTACCTAACTGACTTGGATGAAGAG ATTgaagtgatattaaaatttgaagagatATGCCTGGAATCTGCCAAGGAATTCACTCCACATTTTACTAAg ATTTTGTGGCAACTATATGACCAAGAAATCATTCAAGAAGAGGCCATTCTGAAGTGGGATGCCGAGAAAAAAGAAGCGGATGATTCAGATAAGCTTTTTGTCAAGCAGGCTGAGAAATTTATTGAA TGGTTAAAAGTTGCAtcagaggaagaggaagaggaagaagaagaatag
- the LOC101217025 gene encoding translation initiation factor eIF-2B subunit epsilon isoform X2, giving the protein MGAQRKGASRVSDDHEELARVSLQAVLLADSFTTKFRPITLERPKVLLPLVNVPMINYTLSWLESAGVEEVFVFCCANSKQVIDYLENSDWVSLPDFAVRTIESHNSISAGDALRLIYERNVIHGDFVLITGDTISNMSLTQALQEHKERKKKDSNAVMTMVVKRSKPSPITHQSRLGTDELFMAIDHNTKQLVYYEDRVDYSKGIIHLDKSLIMDNSSISLHNDMQDCYIDICSPEVLSLFTDNFDYQHLRRHFVKGLLLDDIMGYKIYTHEICSSYAARIDNYRSYDTVSKDIIQRWTYPLVPDVKFFGNSTYKLERQGMYRASEILQARSAQVGPFTVIGDNSKIGDNTKITNSIIGHGCSIGSNVKIEGSYIWDNVTIEDGCKISNAIVCDGVVIKSGAELEPGVILSFKVVVGDQFTVPSYSKVSLFEQPTNQDSDEELEYADNSSVADTTDKSNSALMSNPLEMQGWPASELGKGGLGYVWSICEGSVEEEWRHSVAPIPADKLEKVLHKAPDDEVELTQDANVLPPSGELKSDSYVSDGDDNESSRDDSIHFEKEVEATFLRAVHENIEVANVILEVNSLRLSFNKVASDCAGAIFYSLMNFALDSSRGSSSELLKNTTSIITKWKKLLKYYLTDLDEEIEVILKFEEICLESAKEFTPHFTKILWQLYDQEIIQEEAILKWDAEKKEADDSDKLFVKQAEKFIEWLKVASEEEEEEEEE; this is encoded by the exons aTGGGTGCTCAGAGAAAGGGAGCATCGCGGGTTTCCGACGACCATGAGGAGCTGGCACGAGTTTCATTGCAGGCTGTTCTTCTTGCCGATAGCTTTACCACTAAGTTTCGCCCCATAACGCTTGAACGCCCCAAG GTATTATTGCCGCTGGTAAATGTCCCGATGATTAATTATACCTTATCCTGGCTTGAATCGGCTGGTGTTGAAGAGGTGTTTGTATTTTGCTGTGCTAACTCGAAGCAAGTAATTGATTATTTGGAGAACTCTGATTGGGTATCCCTACCAGACTTTGCAGTAAGAACTATAGAGTCGCACAACTCCATTAGTGCTGGAGATGCCCTTCGTCTTATCTACGAAAGAAATGTG ATACATGGTGATTTTGTACTTATCACTGGAGACACCATAAGCAACATGTCACTTACGCAAGCTCTTCAAGAAcataaagagagaaagaagaaagatagtAATGCCGTAATGACGATGGTTGTCAAACGGTCAAAGCCTTCTCCTATCACACACCAATCTCGGCTGGGCACTGATGAACTATTTATGGCAATTGATCACAATACTAAGCAGCTCGTGTACTATGAGGACAGGGTTGACTATTCAAAAGGAATTATACATCTGGACAAGTCATTGATAATGGATAATTCTTCCATATCACTTCATAACGACATGCag GACTGTTATATAGATATCTGCTCCCCAGAAGTACTCAGCCTGTTTACTGACAATTTTGACTACCAACATCTGCGTCGTCATTTTGTCAAGGGCTTGCTCTTAGATGAT ATCATGGGTTACAAGATTTACACACACGAAATTTGCTCAAGCTATGCAGCAAGAATTGATAACTATCGAAGCTATGACACCGTAAGTAAGGACATAATACAAAGGTGGACATATCCACTGGTACCCGATGTTAAATTCTTTGGGAACTCTACTTATAAACTTGAAAGGCAGGGAATGTATCGAGCATCAG AAATACTGCAGGCACGCTCTGCCCAGGTTGGTCCGTTTACTGTTATTGGAGATAACAGCAAAATTGGTGACAACACCAAAATTACCAATTCGATTATTGGGCATGGTTGTAGTATTGGatcaaatgttaaaattgaagGCTCTTATATATGGGACAATGTGACCATTGAAGATGGTTGTAAAATCAGTAATGCTATTGTGTGTGATGGAGTTGTTATAAAGTCAGGAGCAGAACTGGAACCTGGTGTAATTTTGTCTTTCAAG GTTGTTGTAGGGGATCAGTTTACTGTTCCATCATATTCAAAGGTATCTTTGTTTGAGCAGCCAACCAATCAAGATAGCGATGAGGAGCTGGAATACGCAGATAATAGCAGTG TTGCAGATACAACAGACAAGTCAAATAGTGCACTGATGTCCAACCCACTGGAAATGCAAGGCTGGCCTGCATCTGAG CTAGGGAAGGGAGGTCTAGGTTATGTTTGGTCAATTTGTGAAGGAAGTGTCGAAGAAGAATGGAGGCATTCAGTTGCACCCATTCCCGCCGATAAACTCGAGAAGGTTCTGCATAAAGCACCAGATGACGAGGTGGAGTTAACTCAAGATGCTAACGTTTTACCACCTTCAGGGGAGTTGAAGTCCGACTCATATGTCTCAGACGGTGATGATAACGAAAGCTCTAGAGATGACTCCATCCACTTCGAGAAAGAG GTTGAAGCAACATTTCTGAGGGCTGTGcatgaaaatattgaagtaGCCAATGTAATTTTGGAAGTAAACTCATTGCG GTTGTCATTTAATAAGGTGGCTTCAGATTGCGCAGGAgcaatattttattctctGATGAACTTTGCCTTAGATTCTTCACGTGGTTCATCAA GTGAACTGCTGAAAAATACTACAAgtataattacaaaatggaaaaaacttttgaagtaCTACCTAACTGACTTGGATGAAGAG ATTgaagtgatattaaaatttgaagagatATGCCTGGAATCTGCCAAGGAATTCACTCCACATTTTACTAAg ATTTTGTGGCAACTATATGACCAAGAAATCATTCAAGAAGAGGCCATTCTGAAGTGGGATGCCGAGAAAAAAGAAGCGGATGATTCAGATAAGCTTTTTGTCAAGCAGGCTGAGAAATTTATTGAA TGGTTAAAAGTTGCAtcagaggaagaggaagaggaagaagaagaatag